A window of the Cryptosporidium parvum Iowa II chromosome 7, whole genome shotgun sequence genome harbors these coding sequences:
- a CDS encoding protein with DEXDc plus ring plus HELICc; possible SNF2 domain gives MVRFKAKPLRYGGVLYQDKEYFILEEDNLKKEENNLDLKLDLDNDLDLDLDLKKPKKLNKKEELGIKYNKRQIITKLNDLICCLNIWENIKITIIQENENIDFIEIMNSLNDQNKEFIVHIGLLEENKSKCEFVILNDKFEKENIEYDELNIKEGILGRGTISWLNLKPKIPYFNVRKALILLQDAGFITFTCEILGVKKSYSYNIRNFSIVNSDTSNSGTTNSNTANSSTSNSNISNSNTANSNTSNSITANFGTANSNTANFNTANSNTANFNTANSNTANFNTTNSNTANSNTANSNTANFNTANSNTANSNTANSNTSNSNTANSNTSNSNTANSNTANSNTSNSNTANSITTTSSNCSRSKGIVLNMNIKMYLNRTSLDGKLLSRKKDGKNSFKILFSWLNEELKLPSIENYTYNQIKNKKNSFQTIQIKPNELYSIFQEYNISMKRMGSSSSTIKQNHDWNNHLGLVSELRNYQKDAVLFALNVEKETVKLNIEYPPYWYCLKIPKKEENEQDLLYFNMITGELSFNILPSGGGHFTIRGGFLCDEMGLGKSLEIITLILMNPRKEYYYYLNLNNKEECFKKNSSLPIFKYKDNNNNNNIEIECPCGVFKPFKDYNIVECKKCQVKFHFECCISDNIMNFNHLDNINLLCSLCQSIELNERLIVKATLIIAPGSIVDQWYDEFNKHLEKGRLKVVKYQGVRYIQNYLKNRALNKLNNKDINLDSMTNNNGIILTRRDILNYDVVLTSYEILKEEIYHVLDQNTITNKRSMRFKKSYPILASLITNIDWWRIVLDEAQMTEGYSLVSKMTSKLICYNKWCVSGTPIVRSCSNDLIGLLLNLSNVGFDLINDTLYKKYIGYLSSILYIKSNKGNTEFQGGSEDQAEVRAEDQVEDQVEDQSQEQAEDQSQDRAEDQDYSQSRPQNQPKDPNHMNENEKELLTEEKLLKEERWFVCESGLDYITNEYISMMNLIQHLEYVVGSLFYRREMKQVKEEICIPPAFYGNTYLSLSSVERFFYIKQCESGYNSIINYKSQESFLRNKKEMDSLITMLRLACIHPQLGIMGIHNKNKDDDSKYYNLDNHNDTGIVSLNTGLKIMTMDQILDKLLNKCRIDIEESVRKYVMNTLGLAGIHFTKKSKYDDDDDNNNNNNNNNMQMNKSVFYYKQVLDIRKEDRVDVLQQIHTLWNLGEICNDELEKKELMKECNDLENKYRSKYFKEYIEKHDLFIKSKDKANSLYSDDHWWYIFKKKFNMSTKGGISEEDLLLDRIENFQYEFKSAKDGNIEHNLPSFNSIHGLIITLDLKVKQMQESRTKLLHQLKQLELLRFNNIQDQNTCSSQSMSQNLDVSQNLDVSQNLDVSQNLDVSQNLDVNQNLDVNQNLDVNQNRNLDVNQNQNQNQNLDVNQSQNLDVNQNLDVNQNQNLDLSQNQNQNQNQNQNIKSQLILDEIIAKVTSCFFCQQGQNSQIEDNQQKNIGKKNNKLIQKQESCIFCIIQTHIEELEYSLYTIKKKTFTRLSESSNNNHSIEIDNNQQNKIIHHDSTYLRDSETIAILKFLNKELRKKFFKSGSNSKDEEKELEFEQEQEQEQEQEQELNEMDDFSSISKISTKHIKYIESLKIELYNIKAFVSATRQLINSYLELIDCKQRIQIIQNNQSNSSSNHNNIIHISEIPFLIEKYESERISALGVRRNLKSQQKFLCHLKLQQRSKKDWKNEILQEKDHEKEKEENQDHDICPICLNKLKDDYSQVLLPCAHIICIDCYKLISKKSSSNHKLKNQCPKCRLNFQDTNVVLIVPDNDNHNIIKENNLENNINSSTSLINESLNKPNQVDFGIDYFNTIQSIEILGNFGTKIEAIIKHIKWILNNNNDKIIIFSDFQPVIDILSSAMHLNEILFKKYCGGKSEYHIIREFSSSENSIDINYRVLLCNHLNVGKGVNITAANHIIFVSPLLNKSDELQAIGRIIRMGQTKTPHIWNFIIHNSIDELIFQYLFNFYNNQNPHNPSFNSNNQYSLNLKIIQHVSDTNFKQREHTIEEKQPN, from the coding sequence ATGGTTAGATTTAAAGCAAAACCATTGAGATATGGAGGAGTTTTATATCAagataaagaatattttattttagaagaagataatttaaagaaagaagagaataatttggatttaAAATTGGATTTAGATAATGATTTAGATTTGGATttagatttaaaaaagccaaaaaaattgaataaaaaagaagaattaggaataaaatataataaaagacAGATAATAAccaaattaaatgatttaatttgttgtttaaatatatgggaaaatattaaaataacaattattcaagaaaatgaaaatattgattttataGAAATtatgaattctttaaatgatCAAAATAAAGAGTTTATTGTACATATTGgattattagaagaaaataaatctaaatGTGAATTTGTGATATTGAATGATAAAtttgagaaagaaaatatagaatatgatgaattaaatataaaagaagGTATTTTAGGACGAGGAACAATAAGTTGGTTAAATTTAAAACCAAAAATACCATATTTTAATGTTAGAAAGGcactaatattattacaagATGCAGGATTTATAACTTTTACTTGTGAAATATTGGGTGTAAAGAAAAGTTATAGTTATAATATAAGAAACTTTAGCATTGTAAACTCTGATACTTCAAACTCTGGGACTACAAATTCCAATACTGCGAACTCCAGCACTTCAAACtccaatatttcaaattccaATACTGCGAACTCCAACACTTCAAATTCCATCACTGCAAACTTTGGGACTGCAAACTCCAATACTGCAAATTTCAATACTGCGAACTCCAATACTGCAAATTTCAATACTGCGAACTCCAACACTGCAAATTTCAATACTACAAATTCCAACACTGCAAACTCCAATACTGCGAACTCCAACACTGCAAATTTCAATACTGCGAACTCCAACACTGCAAATTCCAATACTGCGAACTCCAACACTTCAAACTCCAATACTGCGAACTCCAACACTTCAAACTCCAACACTGCAAATTCCAATACTGCGAACTCCAACACTTCAAACTCCAATACTGCAAATTCCATCACCACAACCTCTAGTAATTGCTCGAGATCTAAAGGAATCGtattaaatatgaatattaaaatgtATTTAAATAGAACTTCTTTAGATGGAAAATTGTTATctagaaaaaaagatgGTAAAAATAGCTTCAAAATCTTATTCTCATGGCTTAATGAAGAACTTAAGCTTCCAtctattgaaaattatacttataatcaaatcaaaaataaaaaaaattcctTTCAAACAATACAAATTAAGCCAAATGAgttatattcaatatttcaagaatataatatatcCATGAAAAGAATGGgatcttcttcttctacaataaaacaaaatcaCGATTGGAATAATCATTTAGGTTTAGTTTCTGAGTTAAGAAATTACCAAAAAGATGCAGTTTTGTTTGCTTTAAATGTTGAAAAAGAAACagtaaaattaaatattgaatatccACCATATTGGTATTGTTTAAAAATaccaaaaaaagaagaaaatgaacaagatttactttattttaatatgaTAACAGGTGAACtttctttcaatattttacCATCAGGAGGTGGTCATTTTACTATAAGAGGAGGATTTCTATGTGATGAAATGGGATTAGGTAAAAGTTTGGAGattattactttaattttaatgaatccaagaaaagaatattattattatttgaatttgaataataaagaagaatgttttaaaaaaaattcttctcTTCCTATTTTTAAGTACAAagataacaataataataacaatataGAAATTGAATGTCCATGTGGAGTTTTTAAGCCTTTTAAAGATTATAATATAGTAGAATGTAAAAAATGTCAAGTTAAATTTCACTTTGAATGTTGTATAAGTGataatataatgaattttaatcatttagataatattaatttactttGTTCATTATGTCAAagtattgaattaaatgagAGATTAATAGTAAAAGCTACTTTAATTATAGCTCCTGGAAGTATTGTAGATCAATGGTatgatgaatttaataaacatTTAGAAAAAGGAAGACTTAAAGTTGTTAAATATCAAGGAGTAAGATATatacaaaattatttgaaaaatagagcattaaataaattaaataataaagatattaatttagaTTCAATgactaataataatggaataatattaactagaagagatattttaaattatgaTGTAGTTTTAACATCAtatgaaattttaaaagaagaaatatatcATGTATTAGATCAAAATACTATTACAAACAAAAGATCAATgagatttaaaaaaagttatcCTATTTTAGCATCTTTAATTACTAATATTGATTGGTGGAGAATAGTTTTAGATGAAGCTCAAATGACTGAAGGTTATTCTCTTGTTTCAAAAATGAcaagtaaattaatatgTTATAATAAATGGTGTGTTTCTGGTACTCCAATTGTTAGATCTTGTTCAAATGATTTGATtggtttattattaaatctttcaaatgttggatttgatttaattaatgacACTTTATATAAAAAGTATATTGGATACTTGTCTAGTATATTGTATATTAAGTCTAACAAAGGTAATACAGAATTTCAAGGTGGATCTGAGGATCAAGCCGAGGTTCGAGCTGAGGATCAAGTCGAGGATCAAGTCGAGGATCAATCCCAAGAACAAGCTGAGGACCAATCCCAAGATCGAGCTGAGGATCAAGATTACTCCCAAAGTCGACCCCAAAATCAACCCAAGGACCCCAATCATATGAATGAGAATGAAAAAGAGCTCTTAACTGAGGAAAAGTTACTAAAGGAAGAAAGATGGTTTGTATGTGAAAGTGGTTTGGATTATATAACTAATGAGTATATTTCaatgatgaatttaatacaaCATTTAGAGTATGTTGTAGGTTCATTATTTTACAGGAGAGAAATGAAACAAGTAAAAGAGGAAATATGTATACCACCAGCATTTTATGGAAATACTTATTTAAGTTTATCTTCAGTAGAAAGAttcttttatataaaaCAATGTGAATCAGGTTATAATagtataattaattataaaagtcaagaaagttttttaagaaataagaaagaaatgGATTCATTGATTACAATGTTAAGACTTGCTTGTATACATCCACAATTAGGTATTATGGGTATccataataaaaataaagatgatgatagtaaatattataatttagaTAATCATAATGATACGGGTATTGTTTCTTTAAATACAGGATTAAAGATTATGACTATGGATCAGATTttagataaattattaaataaatgtagaattgatattgaagaaaGTGTAAGAAAATATGTCATGAATACTTTAGGTTTAGCAGGTATTCATTTTACAAAAAAGTCCAAatatgatgatgatgatgataataataataataataataataataatatgcAAATGAACAAGTCAGTTTTCTATTATAAGCAAGTACTTGATATTCGTAAGGAAGATAGAGTCGATGTTTTGCAACAAATACATACATTATGGAATCTTGGAGAAATATGCAATGATGAATTGGAGAAAAAAGAACTAATGAAAGAATGTAAtgatcttgaaaataaatatagaagtaaatattttaaagaatatatagaaaaacatgatttgtttattaaatcTAAAGATAAAGcaaattcattatattctGATGATCATTGGTggtatatatttaaaaaaaagtttaatatGTCTACTAAAGGAGGAATCAGTGAAGAGGATCTTTTATTAGATAGGATTgagaattttcaatatgAATTTAAGAGTGCAAAAGATGGTAACATTGAACATAATTTACCAAGTTTTAATAGTATTCATGGTCTCATTATTACTTTAGATCTCAAAGTTAAGCAAATGCAAGAATCTCGAACAAAACTTTTACACCAGCTAAAACAACTAGAACTATTGAGGTTTAATAATATCCAAGATCAAAATACGTGTTCAAGCCAAAGTATGAGCCAGAATTTGGATGTGAGCCAGAATTTGGATGTGAGCCAGAATTTGGATGTGAGCCAGAATTTGGATGTGAGCCAGAATTTGGATGTGAACCAGAATTTGGATGTGAACCAGAATTTGGATGTGAACCAAAACCGGAACTTGGATGTGAACCAGAACCAAAACCAAAACCAGAACTTGGATGTGAACCAAAGTCAAAACTTGGATGTGAACCAGAACTTGGATGTGAACCAGAACCAAAACTTGGATTTGAGCCAGAACCAGAACCAAAACCAAAACCAAAaccaaaatataaaatcCCAACTAATTCTTGATGAAATCATTGCAAAAGTCACATCTTGCTTTTTCTGTCAACAAGGACAAAATAGTCAAATAGAAGATAATCAACAGAAAAATATaggaaaaaagaataataaacttATTCAAAAACAAGAATCTTGtatattttgtattataCAAACCcatattgaagaattagaaTATTCACTATATActataaaaaagaaaactttTACAAGGCTTAGTGAAagtagtaataataacCATAGTAtagaaattgataataatcaacaaaacaaaataattcatcatGATTCTACATATTTAAGAGATTCAGAAACTATTGCAATcttaaagtttttaaacaaagaattaagaaaaaaattctttaaatcaGGATCTAACtcaaaagatgaagaaaaagaattagaatttGAACAAGAACAAGAACAAGAACAAGAACAAGAACAAGAATTGAATGAAATGGAtgatttttcttctatttcaaaGATTTCAACAAAACATATCAAGTATATTGAATCTTTAAAGATTGAactttataatattaaagcaTTTGTATCAGCTACTAgacaattaattaattcttatttAGAACTTATTGATTGTAAAcaaagaattcaaataattcaaaataatcaatcaaattcatcttcaaatcataataatattatacaTATAAGTGAAATTCcatttttaatagaaaaatatgAATCTGAACGTATATCTGCTCTTGGTGTAAGAAGAAATCTAAAATCACAACAAAAATTTCTTTGTCATCTTAAATTACAACAAAGATCTAAAAAAGATTggaaaaatgaaattttacaagaaaaagatcatgaaaaagagaaagaagaaaatcaaGATCATGATATTTGTCCAATatgtttaaataaattaaaagatgaTTATTCACAAGTTCTTTTACCTTGTGCTCATATCATTTGTATTGATTgttataaattaattagtaAAAAATCATCATCTAATCATAAACTTAAGAATCAATGCCCTAAATGTAGATTGAATTTTCAAGATACAAATGTTGTTTTAATAGTACCTGATAATGATAAtcataatataataaaagaaaataatctagaaaataatattaattcttcaacatctttaattaatgaatcattaaataaacCAAATCAAGTAGATTTTGgtattgattattttaatacaatACAATCAATAGAAATACTTGGAAATTTTGGAACTAAAATAGAAGCTATTATTAAACATATTAAATggatattaaataataataatgataaaattatCATCTTTTCTGATTTTCAACCTGTTATTGATATTCTTTCATCTGCTATGcatttaaatgaaatactttttaaaaaatattgtgGTGGTAAATCTGAATATCATATTATCAGAGAATTCTCATCTTCAGAAAATTCAATAGATATAAATTACAGAGTACTTTTATGTAATCATTTAAATGTTGGAAAAGGAGTTAATATTACTGCAGCAAATCATATCATTTTTGTTAGTCctcttttaaataaatctgATGAATTACAAGCTATTGGTAGAATTATTCGTATGGGTCAAACTAAAACCCCACATATTTGGAACTTTATTATACATAATTCTATTGATGAACttattttccaatatttattcaatttttataataatcaaaatccGCATAATCcttcatttaattctaataaccaatattctttaaacttaaaaattattcaacaTGTATCTGACACTAATTTCAAACAAAGAGAACACACAATCGAAGAAAAACAACCAAACTAG
- a CDS encoding cyclin-dependent kinase-related kinase produces MFSISERYEQINAHIGQGTYGKVEKAIDKNSDTIVAIKKVKICELPSDLTESRQKVGQCGIHFTVLREIKIMNEINHPNIMGLRDVFVQGDFINLVMDYMESDLRKVFENRIRFSESHIKCLLKQIILGINELHNWFIIHRDLAPANIFINSKGIAKVGDFGLARSYGQPRREYTPEVVTLWYRCPELLFGSTKYTHAVDMWSIGCIFAELLTGGKALLPGDDEVRQLGRIFELLGTPNEDNWPQAKELPLYCEFSPRSPLNFKDIFPNASEMAIDLIQSFLRLNPLERISASQALEHEYFKSYPLPCDPSELPLNYFKN; encoded by the coding sequence atgttTTCTATTTCAGAAAGATATGAACAAATTAATGCACATATTGGACAAGGTACTTATGGTAAAGTAGAAAAAGCAATAGACAAAAATAGTGATACTATAGTAGCTATAAAAAAAGTGAAAATATGTGAATTACCTTCAGATTTAACAGAATCTAGACAAAAAGTTGGACAATGTGGTATTCATTTCACAGTTTTAagagaaattaaaataatgaatgaaattaatcatCCAAATATTATGGGTTTAAGAGATGTTTTTGTTCAAGgagattttattaatttagttATGGATTATATGGAAAGTGATTTAAGAAaagtttttgaaaatagAATTCGATTTTCTGAATCACATATTAAATGTCttttaaaacaaataattcttggaattaatgaattacaTAATTGGTTTATTATACACAGAGATTTAGCTCCTGCtaatatctttattaattcaaaaggTATAGCAAAAGTTGGTGATTTTGGATTAGCTAGAAGTTATGGACAACCACGTAGAGAATATACTCCTGAAGTTGTTACATTATGGTATAGATGCCCAGAATTACTTTTTGGATCCACAAAATATACTCATGCTGTTGATATGTGGAGTATAGGTTGTATTTTTGCAGAACTCTTAACAGGTGGAAAAGCTTTATTACCTGGTGATGATGAAGTTAGACAACTTGGACGTATTTTTGAACTTTTAGGTACCCcaaatgaagataattGGCCACAAGCTAAAGAATTACCTTTATATTGTGAATTTAGTCCAAGATCtccattaaattttaaagataTCTTTCCCAATGCATCAGAAATGGCAATTGATCTTATTCAATCATTTTTGAGACTTAATCCATTAGAAAGAATTTCAGCAAGTCAAGCTTTAGAAcatgaatattttaaaagttATCCACTTCCATGTGATCCTTCCGAATTACCACTTAATTACTTTAAAAACTAA
- a CDS encoding RIO-like kinase domain; N-terminal region conserved, with the protein NTKMKLDVSNMRFISKDEWRILTAVEMGMRNHEYVSPQLIESISNLRRTGSYQLLQNLLRNKLVSRESKIYEGYKLSYLGYDFLALRALNKRGIISSVGARIGVGKESDIHIAADENGKLICLKLHRLGRVSFRNVKNTRDYLRNRKTSSWLYLSRLAALKEYSCLKALYENGFNEGEIKVPEPIDWNRHAIVMELIDAVPLNSIRHLDDPYGALERLMKMIIRLADCGLIHGDFNEFNLLIDSKENITLIDFPQIVNTDHINAEMYFNRDVNCIIELFRKRFGIQVMEYPKFEDVIVFTSDNVHSSNKIINIGKIDRDMNRLDYLNTIISQNNGKNNLDGSELHDNSEISHEEDDSTQEEEEEEEEEEEEEEEEEEEEDDDDDDDEYNCRNQDQDNSDNEHQEEEEYDEIIDKQEYDEFKARAINERINNLWLPRKNKTTQFDKDRIRKSFVSQYDKHHSSKGNSGSKKSREYRKTKAMIDNIKNDY; encoded by the coding sequence aatacaaaaatgaAGTTGGATGTGAGTAATATGAGATTCATCAGTAAAGATGAATGGAGAATATTGACAGCAGTAGAAATGGGTATGAGAAACCATGAGTATGTATCTCCACAGCTTATAGAATCGATTAGTAATTTAAGAAGAACAGGGAGTTATCAATTATTGCAAAATCtattaagaaataaattagtaTCTAGAGAAAGTAAAATATATGAAGGGTATAAATTATCGTATTTAGGATATGATTTCTTAGCTTTAAGAGCTTTAAATAAGAGAGGAATAATATCATCAGTAGGAGCAAGAATAGGAGTAGGTAAAGAGAGTGATATACATATAGCAGCTGATGAGAATGGGAAATTAATATGTTTAAAGTTACATAGATTAGGAAGAGTATCTTTTAGAAATGTTAAAAATACAAGAGattatttaagaaataGAAAGACTTCATCTTGGCTATATTTATCTAGATTAGCAGCTTTGAAGGAATACAGTTGTTTAAAAGCATTGTATGAAAATGGATTTAATGAGGGTGAAATTAAGGTTCCAGAACCAATTGATTGGAATCGTCATGCTATAGTTATGGAATTAATAGATGCAGTACCACTTAATTCAATTCGACATTTAGATGATCCATATGGAGCATTGGAAAGactaatgaaaatgattataAGATTAGCAGATTGTGGACTTATACATGGAGATTTTAATGAGTTTAATTTACTAATAGATTccaaagaaaatataacaTTGATTGATTTTCCCCAGATTGTTAATACTGACCATATTAATGCTGAGATGTATTTTAATAGAGATGTTAACTGTATTATTGAGCTTTTTAGAAAGAGATTTGGAATTCAGGTCATGGAGTATCCAAAATTTGAGGATGTTATTGTATTTACTAGTGATAATGTTCATAGCTCAAATAAgatcattaatattggaaagaTTGATAGGGATATGAATAGGCttgattatttgaatacAATAATTTCACAAAATAACGGAAAGAATAACTTAGATGGATCAGAATTACATGATAATAGTGAAATCTCACATGAAGAGGACGATTCAACTCAAgaggaagaggaagaggaagaggaagaagaagaagaagaagaagaagaagaagaagaagaagatgatgatgatgatgatgatgaataCAATTGTCGAAACCAAGACCAAGACAATAGCGATAACGAACATcaagaagaggaagaataCGATGAAATAATTGACAAACAAGAGTATGATGAGTTTAAGGCAAGAGCTATTAAtgaaagaataaataatttatggCTTCCTAGGAAGAATAAGACAACACAATTTGATAAAGACAGAATAAGAAAGTCTTTTGTGAGTCAATATGACAAACATCATAGTTCTAAAGGTAATTCTGGATCCAAAAAGAGCAGAGAGTATAGGAAAACTAAAGCAATGATAGATAATATAAAGAatgattattaa